A window of Exiguobacterium sp. Helios genomic DNA:
TCTGCAACTCCTGTTTTTCAATCCGGGTGACTTCTTCGACCAGGACCGCACCTAACATGGTCGAGTCATGCAATTGGCGTTTAATCGCAGTCGCATCGAACGCCGCGAGAGGGACACCTGCCTGAAGCGCTTGTTCAAGGCTCAGACCATGACGCCGAAGCCCTTTCTCTTCCTTCGCCTGCAACATGACGGCCCCCATCCGTGGAAGCAACAGCGGCATCGTCCAATCGAAGTGATGGAATAATGGTCGTAGTCTCGTCCAATATGCAATTTCACCCGGTCCTCCGATATAAGCGAGTGTCGGGAATAAGTAATCTTGCATCAACGGACGTGTGACGACGCTGTTTGAAAAACGTTCCGGGCTTGCATACAGCAATGCCAACAGTTCCAGTTCCGTATAGGTCTTCCCTTGTTTCGTCACAAAATCTTGGCCCGGGTATAACAAATCGCGTCCGATATCCTCAACAAAGAGGTGGGCCGCTTCTTCATTTAGAAATGTATCCGGCAATTCGGTGGTTTGTTGGATACCTTTTGATAAGGCTTGGCGGATTTCGGTATTGTCTTGAATCAGCCGTTCGAAAAACGGGATTTCAAGTTGACGGACTGCTTGCGTATCCGCGTCAAAGAAGATGATATCGTGATCGACAAGTTCTCCTAAGAAAGAAGCGAAAAATTCTCCATATGTCGAACTGGATTCGATTAACCGGTCCGACAATGCCAACAATTCTTTTGTATACGGCGTCTCTCGTTCAGTACATAATGCCTGACGTACGATTTCCTTAACGGCTGTCTGATCAAAGGCCAAACGGCTGACAGAGCGCGAAATCGAGTCCGGCGCCTGGACGGCCAGCTTCCGCGTCCGGAAATCATGTGTCGGGACGATCAGATGATTGATTTCATCAAAATCATGGTCTTCGGTTGCCAACCAGAAGATCGGGAAAACCGGGCGACTGATCAGTTCTTCCGTTTGGCGGGCAACCTTTAGACAGGTCAGCAATTTATAAACGGCGTACATCGGACCGCCAAAGATTCCGGTTTGTTGACCGGTAATCACAACTTGCGCCTCACCTGTCCGCAACAGTTCGAGACGGCTCTTCAAGCTGTCGTTCAACCGAGGATTTTGCCGCAACAGTTCGTCGACAAGCGGGTTCAGATGCGGATACTGCCGTTCTTGTAAAAGGCTGCTCCTTGCCCGCATTCCTTCTGTTCCAATATGATCAACGTATTTCGAAAATTCCTGGCGAGAGGCTTTATGCATCAATGAATCTTCGTCATACAAGGCATGAAATGATTGTACCTTCAAACAAAATCCCTTCTTTCTGACAAAATCAATGAATGAACAGTTGTTGAATTCCGATTCCAAACAGCATCAACTGAACTGGAAGAGCAATCAAGATTGTAATCCGCCAACTGTGTCGTATCATTTGTATATAATCCACGTCCACTTTTTTGATGCGTTGCCATAAGGCGTTGACCGCAAAAATCAAGAGTACGGCAATCAATAACCATCCTAAGTAATTTTGACCTGTCAGTGCAATCAACGCGACATGAATCCCATACAATACGATGAATGTACCTAAATCAAGTGCAAACCGAACTGCTTTTCCATGTTGGCGAAAGACAGCAAAAAAAATGATATATAGACTAACCAAGCTGAAGACTGGAAAGATAATAAACCACGTCACATCGAATCCCCTCTTTTTTCCTGAGATTTAATCTGATGAAAATAAAAAGTCAGTAAGGGCGTCGGATTCATCGCGTGTTCCAGGACAAAACCGACAATCGGTTCAATTTCTGTCTGTCTTCCCCGCTCTAGATCTTGAAGCATCGACGAACGATTTAATGCGGTCCGTCTGATGACCTGTGCGATTTCTTCATAACTGATCGGATGTTCTGGAAAGACGTTCCGTAACTCTTCAAAAATACCGTGTGCCTTTTCAGCATAGGGCGCTTCCAACAATTGACCGTTTGTAATCCGGTAATAGGCTGTTAATGGATTGATGACCGCATTCATGAATAATTTCGTTAACATGACCTGCTCGATATTCGGAACATACTCAAACTGTAACGGTGTGGCTTCAAGCATCGGAACAGGTACTCGTCCGTAGCGGATGCGTCCCATCCCGGTATGTTGCACCGCGTATCGTCCCGTTCTCATGGCACCGTGTTCGACGATTCCGAACAAAGCATACTGTACCCGCTCTGCTTCTTTCACATGCCCCATTCCGTTCTGTAAGAACATGACCGGCATCTTTCCGGTCGTCAGGTAAGGCATCACACTTTTTATATCATACGACTTTGTCGTCACGAACACCAAGTCTTGTGACTCGAATTGACTAAGTGGCCGTACCTCTACCGGTTGGCTGACTTGGTCATCCCGGAGGATGGTGATGTCGTGCCCTGTCGTTTGTCTCGTATAGAGTGTCACATGGTGTTGTTCTGCAAGGTAGGACGCGATTAACAATCCAATCGATCCGGCACCGATGATTCCTATATTACTCATCCGCTCACGCTCCTTCTTTCATCAAAAAAAGCGACCTGTCAAACCGATTGCTCGATTCTAGGGTCGCTTTTATACCGATCATTCAGCTTACTTGCTGACGATTTCTTTACCTTTGTACGAGCCACATGCTTTACAAACGCGGTGTGAAAGTTTCATTTCACCACAGTTTGGGCACTCGACCATACCTGGTACACGGAGTTTGAAATGAGTACGGCGAAGACGTTTGCGTGTTTTCGACGTTCTGCGGAATGGTACTGCCATCGTTGTCCACCTCCTTGAAAAAATACACTCGTCTTTTTATGAAAAGATTAGGAATCCTGATCTTTTTTAAAGAACTGAGCGAGACCCGCAAGTCGCGGATCAATTTTTGGTTCAGTTTCTTCTGGC
This region includes:
- the rpmF gene encoding 50S ribosomal protein L32, which translates into the protein MAVPFRRTSKTRKRLRRTHFKLRVPGMVECPNCGEMKLSHRVCKACGSYKGKEIVSK
- a CDS encoding DUF3397 family protein translates to MTWFIIFPVFSLVSLYIIFFAVFRQHGKAVRFALDLGTFIVLYGIHVALIALTGQNYLGWLLIAVLLIFAVNALWQRIKKVDVDYIQMIRHSWRITILIALPVQLMLFGIGIQQLFIH
- the bshC gene encoding bacillithiol biosynthesis cysteine-adding enzyme BshC, which translates into the protein MKVQSFHALYDEDSLMHKASRQEFSKYVDHIGTEGMRARSSLLQERQYPHLNPLVDELLRQNPRLNDSLKSRLELLRTGEAQVVITGQQTGIFGGPMYAVYKLLTCLKVARQTEELISRPVFPIFWLATEDHDFDEINHLIVPTHDFRTRKLAVQAPDSISRSVSRLAFDQTAVKEIVRQALCTERETPYTKELLALSDRLIESSSTYGEFFASFLGELVDHDIIFFDADTQAVRQLEIPFFERLIQDNTEIRQALSKGIQQTTELPDTFLNEEAAHLFVEDIGRDLLYPGQDFVTKQGKTYTELELLALLYASPERFSNSVVTRPLMQDYLFPTLAYIGGPGEIAYWTRLRPLFHHFDWTMPLLLPRMGAVMLQAKEEKGLRRHGLSLEQALQAGVPLAAFDATAIKRQLHDSTMLGAVLVEEVTRIEKQELQTTAVATKLNKQLQLALETIVEQKRRLHEQTNRSDRALQYQLAPDYAPQERIHSILPWLNRYGLNLVQTLRMQYEQTEAEQLKIML
- a CDS encoding ketopantoate reductase family protein, yielding MSNIGIIGAGSIGLLIASYLAEQHHVTLYTRQTTGHDITILRDDQVSQPVEVRPLSQFESQDLVFVTTKSYDIKSVMPYLTTGKMPVMFLQNGMGHVKEAERVQYALFGIVEHGAMRTGRYAVQHTGMGRIRYGRVPVPMLEATPLQFEYVPNIEQVMLTKLFMNAVINPLTAYYRITNGQLLEAPYAEKAHGIFEELRNVFPEHPISYEEIAQVIRRTALNRSSMLQDLERGRQTEIEPIVGFVLEHAMNPTPLLTFYFHQIKSQEKRGDSM